The nucleotide sequence GACCCCTCCAACAATATGTTAGATACGAGGGAGAGACATTGATGCTATAGTTCCTTCTAAAGTCTTAAGGCAATGAAAATACGAGTTACTTTTcttatatatcatttattttatttacttatagTTAATATGAGATTAAACCACTTGCACTTGAATATGAACGAACGGTGTGAGTATCCAAATGATTATATTCGATCTAGCAAAGCTCTAGTAGTACTCGTTGGAGAATCCCAAAAACGCTGGaagcaacaaaaagaatagGTCACGAAAATACTATGGTACCACCAAAATGTTAAAGTATCGAGAATATATGTGACATCTCTCCTATATACCCCATTAAATTCGTGGATACGAATCAAACCAATCACTCACATTTGAAGACCGACCGACCTGTAATGACTTGAAAACGTTATGCACCAAGTTAACATGCACCTCTTgcataacttctttttttaatggaacCTCTTGCAAAACTTATAACTTTTGGTCCATATTATTAATGACTAATTTTTtgtctaaatattttatattgaaagttATAAAAGTCATATCTTTAGGACAACCTTGATCATGTGACATCACAATAATCTACGATCGGTGTATAACTAATCAATTATATTCTTTTATACACAAACTTTATATGTGTTTTGTTGAGCATTGGACAACCATCATCGTGAATTTAGTTCTCGCGTGGTAACTTTTAGAAGCTTCTTGTCTATTGGGAGTAGTTCACAAGAGGTGACCCACTAGAGGAGCAAAAATAAGTTCATAATCATAACAGTACAAAGACATAACACATGTCTGTAATATAGAAATAACATGACAGAATCAAAAGGAAATGTTTGCAGCACAAAAAAAATTGCCAAGACTTATAAGAAGGACTTCCCCTAAATCACATATTCTAGTAAATCCACAACTCATCccttattataaatttaaatattattttattgtagtATTAGTATCGTAGTGGCTAAAAATTCATGATCTCTTGAATTGAATTAGTGACTATAagtaaacaattaatttttctaaGGTTTAAATACATATTAGAACAtctttatcaactgagctatATTCACGAATAATGGATTGGATTCTTGCCACCACACaaactcttaatttttttagctGTAGTGTCTCCTTGATCTAGCAAAAGGATCTTTATAACCCTACAGCATTATTCCTTCACCTTGAGTGACACATATAAGTAAACTAAGTAAAAACAAATTTCTAAATCAACAGGCATCAAAGCCACTATCTAAGATTCACATTCTACATTTCATGGTCAAAGACAAAACATCTGCCATCATCCTAATTGCTAACTCGATGCAACCTGCTGGGCAACTATACTAGTATGctaaattaatgaaataaatactGCATTAAGAATGAACCAAAATAACTAATGGGTTGGACTCAACTGATTAACAATTTTTAGTTGAGAACAATTCGTTAGAAAGAACTTGAATTCAAATTTTAGACAGAACAATTTATTTGCTAGATTTTATTTATCTTCTGACCAAACTCGAGATTATATCTCTCTTCCCGAGAACTGGAGGGTTGAGTAGCGAAGAAAATCTACTGaccaaaaacaagaacaaacatactacaattatccaatagcAATTGTTTGTATAATTAAGTTTATGGCCAATTTGGCCTAAAAGGAAACTATCCAACAATATAATCTTGAGCAGATGAGGTTCAACAATTTGCAATAAAATAATGCATTGGACATTTCATATCTTTCATGTTatctaactatttatttttgaagCGAAGAATTCATGATTGCAACATCATGAAGTAACTAACGTCCAATGCAttgcttcttcttcatcattttaCTTTAAATTCAGTTGCAATAAAATTATTCGttcaaaattatgtttttttagtagtcGGGATTTAAACTatagaccttgcatattttatgcattgtctttacAAACGAAGCTAAGCTACGAGGACGTTCAAAATTATGTTTATCAAATGCAAAACCTTCCTAAAATTAATAGActtcaaaatctattttaataCTTTAGGGTTATCCAAACACAAACTTCAAACGACATCTTATTATGAAAAAACATAATCTCTTAAATACAGACTTATAGAGAGGGGACCTATAAATACcgtattttctttatatatgagtattataaaaaagaagaaatcattttaaaaaattcaatgtcCTCTAGAGTCCTccatcaattgattttttaaatcatCCTAAAGTTATATTATTAGCCACATGAGGTAAAATGAACTAACATATATCATCATTTCTGCTCATATTATGTCTTATAAGATTATACAAATGTTAACAAAACtatacatacttttttttttacccataaaaaaactatatatacttattattatgataaaaagtcctacatttatttattaattcgtatatgaattaaaaaaaaatcctgattCAATTCACTCATTGAAAGCTAAAATTATAAAACTCATCTCGATCAACTCAACTCACGTAGGCGTAGCTGAATTGAGTTTACTTGCACCTAcgtaaattaaatttttgaacgaagaaaaaaaaatgtgcattGAGTACATCTACAATGAATATGCgtaaaaacatcaaaagaaaaacacacaATCATTTAAAAGTTCAATAACCTTTGCAATAGAATATTAATGAAAGATTTTGCATTccaattttaatatttcataGATTTTAAATAACGGTAGCGGTCATAGTAGAGTTAAGGTTTTCACGATTTCAACTGTTACAGTGTTGCGTTACAGATTGAGGTCGTCACTGTATGAATTAATCAAAACATTGCACAATTACCCTCACCATTTCCTCTCACTCACCTCACATTATTCTTTATAGGTTCTTCTTTCTCACTTCTTTTCCAATGTCACGGTACCGAATTATGGAACCACTAattcataaacataaaaaaatctcaTCTCTAAAGTCCAAACTAACACAACCATATTCACACAAAAGacgattttttttctctctaaaatctcattttatcTATGTTACACACTTACATAACAACACCAAAATTACGAGGAGAGGAGAGATCAAGGAATTGAAGGAGTAATGAACTATAATTAACGAAGAGGCGATGACCAAAATCTAAAACAATGTTCTTTTTTTCGCAGCTGTAACGATCGCTCGTAGTCCCACGGGCAAAAACGGTATTGTCGCTTGCTATACTGTTTTATAACGGCAGTTATCGCGGTAACGCCCCatttttttaaacttcaaaCGTTCATTTTTCAATGGATGTTACTGAGAGAGATGGAATAAAAGTGAAATTGGAGATGAGTTTGTAAATTTAATAGAGAATCAAGgactatttatttatatttttatttttgagggggggctattttgattttgatattatgataaaatattaaaccAAATTTGATTAGATATAATTGAAAAGGTGTTAAAAGTACATGGTACAAAACTACaaattattttcacaagttGAGTGAATCACCAATCTTACCGGTGGAAGGAACCAAACAATGGCTGCAAAGCATAACTAACAAGTCAATTTAACCACTCCACCTTCTCAAATCTCACCAACCAAACCACTCTTTCTTCTCCAATTCCCCTTTTCTCTTCTTTGGTAAGTAATTCCATTTCCAATCACccttttcctttcctttgtttctttcaaatcaATCTTACAATCTTCTCAATTTTGTAGCATAACAACATAGTTTTTCTCAAAAtcctgtctttttttttttttatctatctatctatcataGGACCCACATGATAATCATGAATATTGAATACCATGTTGTTTTGTTGtcttttatgttttgaatacCATGATTTTAATTGATCTGGTTATTTAAATACTTCTTCAGTTACACTTCTATCCAATGAAGTGAATGAATTTATTAGGGTATTGTTCaattttattctttcaattttcaattcaaacatGATGATGAAACCAAACTTTGAGTCTCAAAATAAAGATGTTGGTGAAACTGAAACTGATTCAAATATTGGTCATGAAGAATTACTTCGTGACATTGAAGAATTAAGCAAAGCTCTTTACTTGGACAATACCCCTTTTAAGCCTTCTACCCTCTCTGCTGAAAAATCCCGTTCGTCAAAATCTCAACTTAACTCAACCCCGAGATTTGTAAGTGAGGATCTGTTGATAGGGGACAAGAAATTGTCTTCAAAATGGAATTGGAAGAAGCCCTTGAAAGTTTTAACAAATATTGGTTCGCAGaagtttgtttgttgctttaatCTTCATGTTCATTCGATTGAGGGACTGCCTTTGAGTTTCGACGGCGTTAGGTTAAGTGTGCATTGGAAAAGGAAAAATAGCATTTTGCAGACCTGCCCTTCAAGGGTATTGGACGGTTCTGCGGAGTTTGATGAAACTTTGGTACATAGATGTTCGGTTTATGGTGGTCGTGTGGTGTCTGGTCGTTCTGTTAAGTATGAATCCAAGCGATTCTTGATTTATGCTTCTGTTGTCGGGGAACCTGAACATGACATTGGGAAACATCAGGTTGATCTCACTAGGCTTTTGCCACGGAGTTTAGAAGAGTTACGGGGTGATAAAAGTTCAGGGAAATGGAGTACAAGTTTTAGGTTGGTTGGAAAAGCTTTAGGAGCTAGATTAAATGTTAGTTTTGGTTATCAAGTAATGAAGGATGATTTAATGAGATTTGGTGCTAGTACTGGGAATGTTGTTAACCTTGTTAACTTGAAGACAAATACAAGCATCCCCGACAATGTTGCCGGTTTTAGTTCTAACAATAGGGATGTCATAAAGCTTCGGCCAACTCAGAATGACGTGGTGTTATCGAATGAAGCAGTGATGAATTCTGGCTCAGgtttttctaaatcaatcacTTTCCTATATCAAAAGCTTGATGAGGAGAACTTCAATAATTCAGCATGCGCAGACTCAGAGTCATCTCAAGGATCAAATCTAAATGTGTCTGATGACACTGAATTTTCCATCAGTGAACAAGGAGTAGAAACATCAGAAGAGGACTCGTTCGAATTTGATCAAACAAGAATTCAAATAGTTGACATGTCCACAGTTGAAATCATTGATGTCGATGAGATTATTAAGGATGATGACACGTTTGTTGACAATAACGCAAGCTGTGATTCACTGGATACCATATGTTCTAGGAATGTGAATTGGGATATAGCAGATAACAGCAAGCATAGATTCAGTATTTCATGTGTCGATCTACTATCCATGAAGATTAAGGATTCAGTTTCTGAGACGTCAAAGTTTCTTGACAAAGAAGAACACTACTTTAGTGTTAAATCAAATGATAAAGCACATAAAAAGTCACATAGCTTGGATGATGTCATCGACTCTGTCGCGAGTGATTTACCATCCATGAAGATTAAGGATTCAGTTTCTGAGACATCGGAGTTTCTTGACAAAGAAGAACACTACTTAAGTGCTAAATCAAATGATAAAGCACATAAAAGGTCACATAGCTTGGATGATGTCATCGACTCTGTCGCGAGTGATTTCTTAAAGACGCTGGCATTGGAGAGCGGTTCATTTCGCTCAAGCTGTGACGGTGATCCCATGTCTCCTAGAGAGAAACTTTTAAGACAGTTTGAAAATGAGGCTCTAGCTTCAGGTAACTTCGCTTTTGATTTTAATGCGAACGAGGAGGAATTGGGGCAATATACACTTGAACATAACTATGAGGATTATGACGTGGATTCTGATTTATCTTTAATTATTGGTGCCGCGGAAGAGGAGTATGAAAGGGAAGATCAATCATTAATGCAGAGAAGGAAGGCCAAAATTCTTGAAGATCTTGAGACTGATACATTAATGCAACAATGGGGTTTAGATGAGAGGGACTTTGAAAATTCTCCAAGAACCTGGTCTGGTGGATTTGGAAGTCCAATTGAAATATCCGATGAAGAACCATCCATATTACCTTCGATTGGGGAAGGGCTTGGTTCGTTTTTTCAAACTAGGAGTGGAGGCTTTTTGAGGTCCATGTGTCCTTCCCTCTTCAGAAATGCTAAGAATTGTGGGAGCCTCATCATTCAGGCTTCTAATCCAGTCGTTCTACCTGCAAAAATAGGTAACGATATATTGGATATACTTCTGTACATGGCATCTGCTAGAGTTGAAGAGCTGTGCAATTATATCTCTAAATCAATGCCTTTGCAAGATATCACTGGAAAATCCATTAAGCATATTGTGTCGGATGCTAAGACCAACACGGAAGCTTCTGGAAGGTAAGCACGTGTGTTTGCGACATAATTACTAGTGAAAAATTGTGTTTTCAGTTTTCACTTTTATAAATGTTacattcttttccttttttattccAAGCATTTGATTTATTTCTGTTTCTGAATTTCCCTTATTAATTCTGTTTCAGGAAGGGATCATGGCAGCATAATTTGTTTGAAGAATTTCCATGTAGTTATTTAACAGATAAAGACAAATGCTTGGACTCTTTGTCTCTAGAAACTATAGCTCCTATGACTATTAACAAGATCGAATCTCTTTTAATAGAAGGGTTGAGAATTCAGTCTAGCCTGTCAAATGAAGATGCACCATCATGCATTCGTGGAGAAATCAACAATGATCTTGATGGTTTGATGGATCTGTCGGTTACGTTGGATCAATGGTTGAGACTTGATTCTGGCATCATCCAAGGAGAacataatttggaacaaattttGAAGATTCTTAAAGCACACAATTCTAAAATCACAGAATTATATAATGAAGGGTTGGGAAATGGCATCGATAAGGAGAAAATAGATGGCAGAAAGCGCTGTTATTTGGGAGAGCACGCAACAATGGCTTTTATGATCCAGCACAGAGATCCTCTAAGAAACTATGAAGCAGTTGGAGTTCCAATGCTGGTTTTAACTCAGGCAGAAAGAGTTGACATACATGAAATGGAGAAAGACTGCGACAATTTTGTTGAGAATGAAGATATAGATAAAGAACCACCTCAATCTAGATTCAAAATCAAGGAGATTCATATTGCAGGTGTCCTTACCAAAAATGGTGGTAACCGACAAGTTTGGGGCACTGCGTCTCAGCAACAATCCGGGTTGCGTTGGTTGCTTTCCAGTGGCATGTGTAATACTGTCAAACACTCTTCTTCAAAATCGAAGTCGATTGTTGTTAGATCATCTTCACTGTTTGCCAACAAATTGATGAATCAAGATATCTTGTGGAGCATCTCTTGTGTTAATAGTAACATAGAGACTAATGCACACATTAGGAATCCTGATATCATGTTCCCAAAGTGAACAGTGTCAGATCATTTTTCACTTGCTATTTTAGCCAATTTAGGAAATCTATCCATGTAAAAGTAAAACTGTAAATAGTTACGAGTTAGCTAGCACAGATATTTTGACATGTATTGCATTTTATGACCTTTTGGACATGATCCTTTCTTTTCTGAATAACCCTTCCTGATTCTGTAGATTTGTACTCCAATTTAAGgaataaagtaaaattattaTGTAGTTAATTGTTATGTACTTGGCTGAATTGTTGGTATGCAATTGAGAACAATGTTTGTCTTATAATTTGGGTTGGATCTGAATCAACTTCACAAAATTtgtttgtaaggtgaggattacACTCATTTATAAACAATTGTTTAAATGTTGTCTCATCTAATGTGAGACTTTTAAAACACGTATCTCATTCAATATGAAACTCTTAACATAACTCTCGAAATGTGTCGTGAATGACATAGCGTTAACTTGTATCAAGTGGTCT is from Medicago truncatula cultivar Jemalong A17 chromosome 1, MtrunA17r5.0-ANR, whole genome shotgun sequence and encodes:
- the LOC11431923 gene encoding protein PLASTID MOVEMENT IMPAIRED 1-RELATED 2 is translated as MMMKPNFESQNKDVGETETDSNIGHEELLRDIEELSKALYLDNTPFKPSTLSAEKSRSSKSQLNSTPRFVSEDLLIGDKKLSSKWNWKKPLKVLTNIGSQKFVCCFNLHVHSIEGLPLSFDGVRLSVHWKRKNSILQTCPSRVLDGSAEFDETLVHRCSVYGGRVVSGRSVKYESKRFLIYASVVGEPEHDIGKHQVDLTRLLPRSLEELRGDKSSGKWSTSFRLVGKALGARLNVSFGYQVMKDDLMRFGASTGNVVNLVNLKTNTSIPDNVAGFSSNNRDVIKLRPTQNDVVLSNEAVMNSGSGFSKSITFLYQKLDEENFNNSACADSESSQGSNLNVSDDTEFSISEQGVETSEEDSFEFDQTRIQIVDMSTVEIIDVDEIIKDDDTFVDNNASCDSLDTICSRNVNWDIADNSKHRFSISCVDLLSMKIKDSVSETSKFLDKEEHYFSVKSNDKAHKKSHSLDDVIDSVASDLPSMKIKDSVSETSEFLDKEEHYLSAKSNDKAHKRSHSLDDVIDSVASDFLKTLALESGSFRSSCDGDPMSPREKLLRQFENEALASGNFAFDFNANEEELGQYTLEHNYEDYDVDSDLSLIIGAAEEEYEREDQSLMQRRKAKILEDLETDTLMQQWGLDERDFENSPRTWSGGFGSPIEISDEEPSILPSIGEGLGSFFQTRSGGFLRSMCPSLFRNAKNCGSLIIQASNPVVLPAKIGNDILDILLYMASARVEELCNYISKSMPLQDITGKSIKHIVSDAKTNTEASGRKGSWQHNLFEEFPCSYLTDKDKCLDSLSLETIAPMTINKIESLLIEGLRIQSSLSNEDAPSCIRGEINNDLDGLMDLSVTLDQWLRLDSGIIQGEHNLEQILKILKAHNSKITELYNEGLGNGIDKEKIDGRKRCYLGEHATMAFMIQHRDPLRNYEAVGVPMLVLTQAERVDIHEMEKDCDNFVENEDIDKEPPQSRFKIKEIHIAGVLTKNGGNRQVWGTASQQQSGLRWLLSSGMCNTVKHSSSKSKSIVVRSSSLFANKLMNQDILWSISCVNSNIETNAHIRNPDIMFPK